A segment of the Populus nigra chromosome 12, ddPopNigr1.1, whole genome shotgun sequence genome:
AAAATCATGACCTGTATGTGGTACTCATTAGAGTTGAACATGGCTTTGCTTCATGCATGTTAACTCGTTGTAACAGGCCAGTCGCATATCTTTTGTGTTAGAAAAAGATCATGATCATCGAACAAAGCCTTTACACCAAGAAAATAGGATAGATTGCCTAAGTCTTTCTTGGGAAAGATATCTCCAAGTTGCTAATaaatttttcagtttcatcttaAGAGGACCCAGTGATGattatatcatcaacatatattaGGATGAAATTAGAGAAGTCATTGTGATGAAGTGTGAATAAGGAGGTATTTTCCTTTGAACCAATGAATCCCATTTGCTGTAACGTTGCAGTCAATGTAGAAAACCAGGCTCGTGGAGCCCGTTTAAGACCATATAAGCTCTTCTTTAAGTGGCACACATGAGTAGGAAAATCAAGGTGAACATACCATTAAGGTTGTTGCATATACATTGTTTCCTGCAGTTAGCCATGTAGAAATACATGTTGGATACCAATCTGTCGAATGCTCCATTGCCGTGTATAGTTCCTGCCTTAACCACAAGACTAAAGGCCTTTGTGAAGTCCACACCTGGTTGTTGATGATAACCTTTTGCCACTAGTCGCGCTTTAAAATGCTCAACACTGTCATCTGCTTGTCGTTTAATTTAGAACACCCACTTATTTCCAACAAGATTAATATTGTAAGTGTAGGAGGTACAAGATCCTAGGTACCATTTTTTACAAGAGCATTAAACTTGATGTCCATAGCTTGACGCCAGTAGTGATGTTTAGAAACTTCGGAGAAACAAGTAGGTTTTGTAAGAGATGAGACATGATTAGTGAAGAAACATTGAGGGAGTGGTTAACGGGTTATACCAATGTAAGGAGCTTTTTGCTTGAGAGATTGTGTTTGTGAGTGGGTAAGCATGCAGCGTGGCATTTGATTAACTTGGGAATGTGGAGGATTTGGTTGGTGAGGTAGTTCCATCACATCAATTGAATTTTGAGTGAGATTCCTTTTTGGTACACGAGCAACACCTGAGAATGCCAAAGTAGATTGAATATCCAAAGTTACTTGATTTTGTGAAGTGACTTGTTCACTTGGCTGCTGGTCAGTGGAACACTGATTTGGACCTGCATGGTTAGTTTGAGTATTCGGTTGACATAAGGAGGGAGGTGAGTAAAACATTTCTAGTATGGGAAGATTAGATGTGGAGGACTCTTTTCGGTATGGAAACAGAGGTGATTTGTTGTTGAGTGCTTTGGGAGGAAGACGATTAATAATATAAGTGGCAATTAGAAAAGCATCTTCCCAATAAGGCTTGGGCAAATTTGAGTGGGTTAGTAAAGCTAAGCCTATGTCAACAATTTGACGATGCTAACGTTCAACAGAATCCATTTGTTCATGCGGACAGGCTAAATGATGTTGAATTCTACATGTTTTGAAATATGTATTTAAACGTCTATACTCACCCCTTCCAATCGGTTTGAATGGCCTTAATTTGTAAATCAAAGTGCCtttcaacatatttttgaaattgaataaaaataatttcaacttcatatttcaatttcaatggaAATAgctaaataaatttagtaaaggcatccaaaaaaacaaacataataacAAGATCCATAATTAGAAATAACCGAGCTGAGCTCCTagacttcaaaataaattaattcaagaggTCTTAAAACAGAAGGAATTGAAGCAGAAAATGGGAAATTGTGGCTTTTAGCCATTGcacacaagaaaaatattttgtctcCTGTTGGAACCAATGGGTAAATTATTATTGCTAAGCACATGTCAAACAATACCATAAGAGGCATGGCCAAAACGACGATGATAGTTTTTAATAGAGATGCGAGCACCAACAAAGGCAGATCATCGTTGAAGGGATGGAGAGAAGCAATAAAGACCTAGAGCCTTTATGTAGGACGTTCCTTGAGTAATCCTCAAgtagaaaaacaaaactatgaaACTTAAAATAAACATCGTTATTTTAAGCAAATTTTTTAATAGGGAGaagattttttgtaatttgttgtACGACAAGAattttatcaagaataaaagatgaagatgagTTAGATAAAGAGGCAGTTCCAACATGAGTTATTTTCAAACCAATACCATCACCAATGTGAATTTGATCATTGCCAGGAAAATCATCACTTCAGATATTCAGATTACTTATGTTGTTGGTTAAATGATGCATTGCTCTTGTGTCGGGATGCCACTCTTGTTCAGTTGAATGCGGCTAAGATTGCTTGGAGGCTAGGTTTGCTTGAGGATTTGGGTGAGGTGGTGGTGTTTGGAAGTTTGGATCAAAGCACTTCCGCCATGTGACCAAGTTTGTCACACAATTGACACGATACACTAGTGTTGTTGCGGCCACCTCTATGGTTTCCATTGAATGGATAATGCCCCTTGCCTCGAGGAGCTGATAAGGTGCCATGACCTCGGCCTCCCAAAAAATGTTGTTGTTGGGTGGCAACATTGGCCGAAGCCATGGGCAAGGATAAAGGTTTGTTGTTATGCTGAATGCAAGCTTCACATGTCAAAAGCATGGAATAAAGCTCTTCTAAGGTCGGAGAATTATCTTGGTGAGATATCATGGAGACAAGAGAGTCATGTTCTGGACCAAGCCCAACAAGCAAATATGTTATAATTTCATCACATTTAAGAGCTTGACTAGTTATGGCCAATTTATTCGTGAGATGTTTGATTGTCATGAAGTAATCAATTGCAGATTGATTACCTTTCTGTAGGGTAGAGAGTTCTGAGTGAACATTTACTGCTTTAACACGTGATTGTGATGCAAAAGTAAAGCTTAGAGCCATCCAAACTTCAGCAGAGATGTTGTAATGAGCAACTTGGGTAAGTACTTCATCAGAAAGAGAAGAATTTATGCAGCTAAGAATAAGGTTATCCCGGGTTTCCCATATATCATATAATGGGTTGGGGATTGTAGAGCCATCACGGGCAGTGATGGTTTTTGCGGGTTGCTGAATGGTGCCATCAATATATCCGTAAGCTTTCTGGCCTTTGAGGTAGGGTAACATAGTGGCTTTCCATGTTGGGTAATTTAAATGTGTGAGTTTGGTAAGGTTGATATGGGAAGATGGGTTGAAGGTGGGACGGTTGGTTTCGGTTACATTTGAGGTTTAAGAATTTGGGGAGGCAGGCATCTTGAAGAGGATCAGTTTAGACATGAGTCAGGGGCATTGATACCATGTAAACGTTAACTGGAAGAGAGGTTTGAAGAGTAAAgaagtttgattatttttagagATACATATGAAGTATGTtatgtattgtttttaaatacaaaCTCTCCATAACTTCCTCCTATACATAAGctattcaaaaatcaaaaacattatCACAATTGTAACAAAATATCAGTTACAATCTTTTCTGTTTTGACTGGATACTCTTGTTCCCTTGGCTGCCACTGTGTCATTAGAATCAGATTTAGTTTTATCTCCAATTTTGTTGATACACACTTGGGATTAATTAAGAACAGCAAGAGTTCTTCAATATCAATGTTTGTTGAAAGGGAATTCTATGTTAGCgagattcattttattttcagtaCATGATTAACCATTTTCTGCTATATTCTTGAACTAATCTGCTTAGCTATAACCACgtgaatttcaattttatataacatcagttttcataaattttataaaaagaattggattataatcattgtttttgtcttttcattctATTTATCACCATTCTTAAATGCTAGTGGTAAAACAAATGCCAATATTAACTGCTCTTGAGCTATACATACGATTAAAGATGACATGAGTTTTTAGTGatgtgtttttcatttcttaaaaatcaattttcaacgAGGTGTATTCCAAGTTAAGATAATGGTGgtaaaatttgtttattttttccttgcttCCTGATTGACTTTCTTGTTCCAATTATATGTGTATAATATGGTCTTATTGAACTCCTTATTCTGTAATCTAGTACAACAACtaaattgtttaaataaaagGTGAAGCAAGAATGTAAGGAGGGAAAAGAAGAACAGTTTTATAGTTTCTTCTTTCAGATTGCGCTGTGGCACAGTGATATAGTCTAATCCTATgcatttgtttttgcaattcATGTTTTCTTGACACTCTAGGTTTCTGCATCTGTGCTGATAAATCACAATGATTTCCCacatcatttttctcttttatttcctttcttcaGGGCAAGGTACCGCTGTTATCTTTGGAAGCCATACACCATCTACATATCTTCATCTTTGTCCTGGCCATTGTCCATGTAACTTTCTGTGTTCTCACCATTCTTTTTGGAGGTGCAAGGGTGAGTACCTAATACGATTCTTcagtttttgtttaaattttaaggtGGTCAGGgtacttcatttttctttctcaatgtTTTATGATTCATTTGTGATCAATTGCCATGATCTAGATTCGTCAATGGAAACACTGGGAGAATGAAATTGCAGACAATCGCTGTGATCCAGAACAAGGTAAAAATATCTGGCAAATTTTTGTGCACCCTTGTCTTTGATTTGCGTTATAATTAGCAGCTGCATCTATCATTCATTTTTCTGGATACCTTGAAAACGTTGTTGCTCACAAACTTTTAGTTCTGTCACTGGAAGTAAGAGCGCAAGTTGATTGATCAATGCCTTATTCCAGATTAACTTCATGCCCAGTGGATGAGGGGGAAAAATGGCTTACACAATCAGTTTCCCTTTCCCAATTTCTTAGAAAACCATTTTAGTAGTTAGTTTTCCTCATTGCTTCTAATATGTGAGCTTTGATCTTgcagttttgaaaaaaaagttcacCCATGTCCAACAACATACTTTTATCAAGGAGCATTTTTTGGGAATTGGTAAAAATTCAGCCCTACGAGTATGGCTGGTAAGTCTGTTTTCcccccttttattttatcctgCTTTCTTCAGCATATGGGCCTGTTTGggattgtggtagcggttgcggttcaaaatgtttttcgcttagaaatgcatcaaaataatgtttttttattttttaaaaatcatttttgagattagcatatcaaaacgatctgaaaacataaaaaaataataatttttagcaaaaactttttttgaaatttgagggaACGCGGTTGCAAACGGTCTCCGTGTCTTTCACTGGGATCCATGGACATTTAAGAGGCATCACATCATATGGTTTAAGAACCTCTTTGCCTCGGCTTGGAGTTTGGAGTGGATTGACATGTTTATTCATTTTCAGAAAGTTATGCCAAACTGGGCAATAATTATGGAAAGCATTTCAAAACAAGATATATATTCTCTATAGGGTAAGTCATCTGGGTAATAATTCTACCCTTACTTTATAGAGGTAGCCCAAATCCAAAACCTTGTTGTACAAGGTATACTCGTAAGGAAATCCCGTAATACACATAGACAATCCACACCAGATAAGAATATTCTCCAGAAAAGGAAATTCAAAAATTGAGTTGGAACTTGAAATGAATCCTAAAACAAAGTTATCCACACCAGATAAGAATATTCTCCAGAAAAGGAAATTCAAAAATTGAGTTGGAACTTGAAATGAATCCTAAAACAAAGTTGGACTCAGGGTAGTCTAATTTGTGCGGGTTTAATTTGTGCGGGTTGGGGCCATCAAATAAAGTTGCCTGGTCAGACAAGTCATTTTGCAGGTCATTTGGCTACATGATTATGCTGCAATCATCATCTGCAGATCTTATCATTTTCATAtcctctcaaaaaaaaaatatgtagctCTTCCTTACTTTGACATTTAACCAAAAATCTAATCATCATTCCTTTTTTCATTATTGTGAtatcaataacaaaataaagCACGTTCCTCCTGaggaaataattttaattttaaccacTAAAAATGATTTGAGGAGAACAACTAGCAGTATCTTTTTGGCAACTCAAGGAACCATGTCctgatcttgattttttttttcctctcatttttGTTCCTCTTCAGCATTCCTTTTTCAAGCAATTCTATGCGTCTGTGACCAAGTCAGATTACATAACTTTACGGCTAGGATTTATCATGGTAAAGTATTTTATGCAAGGTCAGATTTGTCTTACAATCATTAGCTTGCATCGTCCTATGTTGCATTTTATTACTTGTTTCTCTGTGTATTTGTTGGTTGTTCTGCAGACACATACCAGAGGAAAcccaaagtttaattttcacAGATACATGGTGCGTTCCCTCGAAGATGACTTTAAGACAGTTGTTGGTATAAGGCAAGTGATGTCCAAGAATACCTTTTTAAGGCTAGACACTCATATTGCTTGTTTTGCATACTCTTAGTCTAATTacatttcttatatttatttgctCATTTATTCACTCAATTCTATGGCTGCAGTTGGTATCTTTGGGTTTTCGTGGTCATCTTCTTATTGCTGAATATCAATGGTATGCTCTTCCTCCACTGATTAATTTGTAGACCATATTACTTGATATTTGTGCCAATTGTCGAGTGTTGTTGCATCTCTCCTGTTTTAATTTTACACTTGCGTTCTCACTACAGAAAATCAATCTAGGTTCTTCGAAGCAAAATTTAATCATACCTTTTTGGTGTTCatgttgagtttttttcttttgaattgttAAACTACCAACCAACATATTCTGTACTcatttgttaaatttctttgaTCTATCCTCATTATTATTTCCCTGAGAGTATACTATAAGTCTGTTCCACGCTTTCTTATTCCGGATCACTGATTTATATGCACCTACTGCCCATTGGATTGAATTAATAGTCATatactttgttttttgaaattggaCTATGGCGATTTGTCCCCGTTTATTGTTCTCCTGCTTGATGTGGATCATCTATCGCTATTTCTGCTGGCAATAGCTAGTAAGGTGGTGATAgtcatcaatttataaaatatttaacttagAAGGTTGGTTCAACAAGGCAAGTTTATACATGTACTAAGTAGTCACGATGTCTTTTTTACCCTGTAAGGGTCAAAgaagttaatttattgaaaacaaGGTTTCTAAATTCCCAAAGTTACTGTTTTTGGAAGAATACCAGAGTTTTGTAGCATGAATCCTGTAATTCTAGACTGCATTCCTAAGGCCATAAATAGATTTCCTAACACAAAGGAAAAATTGAAATCTGATAACTGTTGCATATGGTTTTTGTTGTCTCTGCTCATTTTGGGATATATCTGTTAGAtgtgatttttctcttttttctcatgCAGGTTGGCACACATATTTCTGGATAGCATTCATTCCTTTAATTGTGAGTAGACTTGTACTCTTTAATTCTATTTCTACCAATTTACATGTGCCATCTTTCTTTGTCCTCTCCTAAGAATTTTTGTGGTGTTTTAATGTACTTTATTGTTTCAGCTACCCTAAAAAAGATCACACTGATTCACGAAACACTTGAATCACAAAATGTTGTGATGTTCTGGAGGGAGATTGATTAGAGGAAAAATGCAGAAACATGCTTAGAaaatattctctctctcttcttgcaATGAACATGCAATGCCCTAGTTCTTCCAAACTTTCATCACTTACATACAAAGTCATAAACATGCTTGAGTCTATATACAAGAATTCTAATTCCTGAATCCAAGTCATTAAtgttatagtttttgttttagagAGTTACATTGACAATAGTTTTTGAAACATGACCTGCTTCTGCCTACCCCAATTTTCTAAAAGGTTGACATTATTTAGACGAGTGTCCAGTTTGTTGAGTTCCAATTGGAGtgtggtttttttgttaatgcttCCTGCCTATGTCTTCTACCATAAATTCAGTCACTCACATGAAACAGCAGCATTTTTCTAGTTTGATCATCATTGATTTCCATCTTGAATGCAATCCTTAAGAGATGGGGTATTGTTACAAAAGAAGATAAACTAATTTAGATGTCTTTTGTGATTACTTCTATACTACAAGTTATTGCTTTAATGGAACATGGAGGACATTGTATTGTGGTTGAATCAGGGACAGCATCTTTTTTTACtatcagattttttttgtcaaaagttGTTACCTTTCTTATTGACAATTAACTAAGACTAGTTTGGATCTTTAGATAGCACAGTGGTTGATGCATGGAGTTTCCTCAAAGTGGAAACCGTTAATCATACCCTTCAACATTTAGAGATGTAGATGAATCCACAAACAATTTTAGATCTCCATGAGCACCAAACCCCTGGCTACTTCTTGGTGTCAGATTAATAGTGTGAGTTAACCCAAATGAGACTTCAAATGACTATCATCCACATAGAAATAGTCATCATAGTGGTatggttaatttttaatataatgtatATGAACTATTTCTTGCATTTATGCACCCTTGCACTTTTGTATTTTCTTGTAATCAGTTTTTCATATGAATGCATAGCATGGGCATGTttatgcaaacttggcttgcaATGAGAAACAGTTTGGATTCATAGGAGACTTGAACTCGAGTCTTGTAAGTTGATCACCTGTTGATTGAGCTAGCTCATTGGCTTTCTATAAGAAACTGCAATTACCTTGGTGTGGGTTATTTTTCCACTTTCCTACGTCTTGTTACTCCTATTCCAAGATTCATGTAAGCAATTGTTTTTCAGCTTCTTCTCGCTGTTGGCACTAAGCTGGAGCATGTAATTAACCAGTTGGCATACGAGGTTGCCGAGAAACATGTAGCCATAGAAGGGGAACTAGTAGTTCAACCATCAGATAATCACTTTTGGTTCCACAGGCCTGGCTTTGTCCACTTATTGATCCATTTCATCCTCTTccaaaatgcttttgaaattgcatttttcttttggatCTGGGTAAGCTGATCTTTTGTGGTGTGTTTTCATCATGGATTCATTGAGATGGAATTGATAATATCAATAACAGTATGCTACATCCATCCACAGGTTCAATATGGTTTTGATTCCTGCATAATGGGACAAATCAAATATATCGTTCCACGGCTAATTATAGGGTAGAAACTGCTGACCTTTTCTCCTCTGAAATCCTGTACTACTTTGGTTGAATAACTCTCCCTGCTAATCAATATACACCATTGTTCAATTCAGGGTGTTTATTCAGGTACTCTGTAGCTACAGCACTCTTCCCCTTTATGCCATTGTCTCACAGGTGGGTAACAATGTGTTTAAATGTAACTGTGCCTTTGCTTGTGAAACTTTTCagcttgacttttttttttcctgaaaagatGGGAAGTACTTTCAAGAAATCAATATTTGAGGAGCATGTGCAAGCAGGCCTTGTTGGTTGGGCTCAAAAGGTGAAGAAAAAGAGAGGGCAAAAAGGTTCAACGGAAGGATCTAGCGAAGCAAGTTCCCATGTTTCTGCTGGGGGGCTTCTGCTGGGGAGACTGAAAGGGTTAAAAGAAGCCAATGAAGGTTCCGCTCAATCCAGTTCTCATGAAGGTTCTACTTTGGGAAATGATGCTTCTGCTCCTCCTGTTCCTCGGGAGGCTGAGCCTTGAGTTGCTTCTGGTAGGAACTGTATAAATCACAACTAGGATGGCTGCAGTTGTATTATGGGCAAGCCTTCCAgcatcataaatatttttatttttttttctttccaatatTTAGTAGCAATTATGTACGAAGGCATATTGATACTGAATTGCATGTCATCATGAGCATCTTATGGCTTTGTATTCAGCTATTCAGCTAGCATGTCTGTATTTTCAAATGAGTGTTATGTAAGATTCATTACCATataaataactattatttttcagtttcctTTTTGCATTCCTATGAATCTGATTCGAGTGCATCATGTATCTTTACAATTTCATGTGGAACTTTGATTTGCTTGGTAGGTCAATTGCAGGGTTACAGTACCACATAACAAAGTCCAGTTCCAGCTGCAGATGAAATGGTCTCAGTTTTTGGATTCAAATCGGTAATTGCCTGTCTTCTCCGATGGAACATGGGCGAATATCAGTTTAGATGGCATTATTGCAGACGTTCTTTCACCATTTGTATGCTACAGAGTACAGACTCATGAAACTTGGTGCCTCAACCTTCCAACTCTTTAAATAACGAGATAAGAAAATTTTCCTCTTCCAGTGCTTCTCTGGTGAACAAATCTTTCCAATCCAAAACATTTACGGTACCTTTTCAATTATTAGGACTAGGGttgtttattaaattatccAACAGAGGTTTGCTTTGCTTTTGTTCCTTAAAAGACATCATGGTTTAATTTATGATCTAAATTGTATTATATCACATgttgtttgatttaaatttacaGTTTCACGTGTTCTTGAGTACGTACTAGAAATTCAACAAGTGGAGAGACAGATTCAAAGGAAGGATGAGCAGTTTCTGGGGCAAAATCTCCTGCAAAAGAAAAGCCTTTGCCCTTGCTTTTTATAGCCATTTGCATGTCAACTTGCTTTTTATAGCTTTTCTCCTCTCTCAGTTGACATTGCAGTacagaaagagaaagaaattaacAGAGAAGAGAGAATGCATGGGAACcgagaagagagggaaaaaaaaccaagatttttcgtcagccataactcatcAACAATCAAGAGAAATTATGAATGAATCGTACCTTGGATTTCAGACGACGAAATATTTGAGATAAGATCCCGCGGTAACCATTTCTGGCTAAGAAAAAAGTCTCCAGGCCAGTCAAAGTTACTGGTTACTATTCATGCATAATagtaaattttacaatttct
Coding sequences within it:
- the LOC133669753 gene encoding MLO-like protein 1: MSGESEGETLEYTPTWVVAALCTVIVALSLAVERLLHYCGIFLRRKNQKPLYEALQKVKEELMLLGFISLLLTVSQNSIAKTCVRENVVNDLLPCRLSEKQKEEGLGSNSTTTPKHFQSFFPGTISGTVRRLLAEASEANLGYCAKKGKVPLLSLEAIHHLHIFIFVLAIVHVTFCVLTILFGGARIRQWKHWENEIADNRCDPEQVLKKKFTHVQQHTFIKEHFLGIGKNSALRVWLHSFFKQFYASVTKSDYITLRLGFIMTHTRGNPKFNFHRYMVRSLEDDFKTVVGISWYLWVFVVIFLLLNINGWHTYFWIAFIPLILLLAVGTKLEHVINQLAYEVAEKHVAIEGELVVQPSDNHFWFHRPGFVHLLIHFILFQNAFEIAFFFWIWVQYGFDSCIMGQIKYIVPRLIIGVFIQVLCSYSTLPLYAIVSQMGSTFKKSIFEEHVQAGLVGWAQKVKKKRGQKGSTEGSSEASSHVSAGGLLLGRLKGLKEANEGSAQSSSHEGSTLGNDASAPPVPREAEP